In Arthrobacter citreus, a single genomic region encodes these proteins:
- a CDS encoding helix-turn-helix domain-containing protein — translation MEIAIQDLQYICELIYKAHKIPVYYVNQFGEIVYEFSSRDLGNHPYYSQFKEQISVYTYEDNPKDFPIFFSNSNLNFFFVNLIKTNLFLGTIILGPTLESEISVEMISKIMDAFNGNLNKRKLIEYYHSIPIIGSQQFLSISLLVYYLIYHKKLDKTMVIQNNEALSLDMIEIENLDLELSKGRSNFIFHSNLSYERVLLEYVKNGRIDKLKDIFDYSIVGEAELGLLSKRNRLRSEKNLMITGIALVCRAAIEGGLYDETAFTLSDFYIQQLEELESLNAILKLTEEAIMDFTKRVHQLNEEKYSPTITTCQHYIYDHLYDDITLDHLAKMSHLSPNYLSSVFKKEVGIPISEYIQRQRIEESKKLLQLTNYSISDIGTSLNFNDQSYFIKIFKKYTGLTPKQFRSNHFSEHKST, via the coding sequence ATGGAAATTGCCATACAAGATTTACAATATATTTGTGAGCTTATTTATAAGGCTCATAAAATACCTGTTTATTATGTCAATCAATTTGGTGAGATTGTATATGAATTTTCAAGTAGAGACTTAGGGAATCATCCATATTACAGCCAGTTCAAAGAGCAAATAAGTGTATATACTTATGAAGATAATCCAAAGGATTTTCCTATATTCTTCTCTAATTCAAATTTGAACTTTTTCTTTGTCAATCTAATAAAAACGAATTTATTTTTAGGTACCATTATTTTAGGTCCTACTCTTGAGTCAGAAATATCTGTTGAAATGATCAGCAAGATCATGGATGCTTTTAATGGAAACCTTAATAAAAGAAAACTCATTGAATACTACCATTCCATTCCCATTATTGGAAGTCAACAATTCCTATCGATTAGTCTATTGGTTTATTATTTGATATACCATAAAAAGCTTGATAAAACGATGGTTATCCAAAATAATGAAGCGTTGAGCCTTGATATGATTGAAATAGAGAATCTGGATCTTGAGCTTTCAAAAGGGAGAAGTAATTTCATTTTTCATTCCAATCTTTCATATGAACGGGTTTTGCTTGAGTATGTTAAAAACGGAAGGATAGATAAATTAAAGGATATCTTCGATTACTCTATTGTAGGTGAGGCAGAATTAGGATTATTATCGAAACGAAATCGCCTAAGAAGTGAAAAAAATTTAATGATAACGGGAATTGCTCTTGTTTGTAGAGCGGCAATTGAAGGTGGTTTATATGATGAAACGGCCTTTACCTTAAGCGACTTCTATATTCAACAACTAGAGGAATTAGAAAGCTTAAATGCAATATTGAAGTTAACGGAAGAGGCGATAATGGATTTTACCAAACGTGTGCACCAATTAAATGAAGAAAAATATTCTCCAACAATTACGACATGTCAGCATTATATTTATGACCATCTTTATGACGATATCACACTTGATCACCTTGCAAAAATGAGTCATTTAAGCCCAAATTACTTATCATCAGTTTTTAAAAAAGAGGTTGGTATACCAATAAGTGAATACATTCAACGGCAACGAATTGAAGAATCAAAAAAGCTATTACAATTAACAAATTATTCGATTTCAGACATTGGCACATCGCTAAATTTCAACGACCAAAGTTATTTTATAAAAATATTTAAAAAATACACGGGTTTAACCCCCAAGCAGTTTAGAAGTAATCATTTTTCCGAGCATAAATCGACATAA